The sequence below is a genomic window from Thiomonas intermedia.
CGATCAGGCGCTCGTTCGACTGGCTCCAGTTCTGTGGGCTCACGTCGGGGTTGACGTTGGAATAAAACCCGTACCACTGAGGCACCGCGCGCATCCACGACGTGACGGGCTGTTTTTCCACCAGCCGGATCTTGACGATGGATTTACCCCCCTTGAAGCCGTATTTCCAGGGAATGACCATGCGCATTGGCGCGCCATCCTGATTGGGCAGCACCTCGCCGTACAGGCCAAAGGTAAGCAGCGTGAGCGGATGCATCGCCTCGTCCATGCGCAGCCCTTCGAGATAGGGCCACTGCAGGATCGGATCGTTCTGCCCAGGCATCTCCGCCGGATCGAGCAAAGTGATGTATTCGACGTACTTGGCGTTGCCCGTGGGCTCGACCGCCTTGAGCAGATGGGAGAGCGAATAGCCCAGCCAGGGCACCACCATCGCCCAACCCTCCACGCAGCGATGGCGATACACGCGCTCCTCCATCGGCGCGAGTTTGAGCAGATCGTCGATACCGAAGGTCCGCGGTTTGTGGACCTCGCCCTCCACCACCACCGTCCACGGCCGGGTCTTGAGGCTGCCCGCGTTCTTGGCCGGATCGCTCTTGCTCGTTCCGAACTCGTAGAAATTGTTGTAGGTCGTGACGTCCTTGTAGGGTGTGGGCGTCTGCGTGGTAGACAGCGCGGTGTTCTTGTGCGAGGCCAGGGCCGCCAGTTTGCCCGG
It includes:
- the msrP gene encoding protein-methionine-sulfoxide reductase catalytic subunit MsrP; the protein is MSKRQDQGFEHPTSSEITPREIYRDRRHFLAAAGVGAAAGVAALTAHHAQATPAGGGQPAPGKLAALASHKNTALSTTQTPTPYKDVTTYNNFYEFGTSKSDPAKNAGSLKTRPWTVVVEGEVHKPRTFGIDDLLKLAPMEERVYRHRCVEGWAMVVPWLGYSLSHLLKAVEPTGNAKYVEYITLLDPAEMPGQNDPILQWPYLEGLRMDEAMHPLTLLTFGLYGEVLPNQDGAPMRMVIPWKYGFKGGKSIVKIRLVEKQPVTSWMRAVPQWYGFYSNVNPDVSPQNWSQSNERLIGQGGGFGGLFSPRVPTQLFNGYGAQVASLYQGMNLTKFF